GCACGCCGCAAGCTGCGAGATTTGTGGTACTTCTCCACGATTGAGGTGCCGGGAGGTAAACGCTATCTCCTACCAGGACCGGCAGAAGCCTTTGCGCCCACACCCACTACTATCTATCTCAATCCTTCTTATTTTGCCCCTTATGCTTTTCGTCTCTTTGCCCAGGTTGACAAAGAGCACGATTGGATGAGTTTGGTTAAAAGTAGCTACGAGGCACTCGAACAGTCGTCCAAGGTTTCCGCTGTTGGCTTACCCAGTGACTGGATTGCCCTAGACACCCAAACCGGGAAGTACCAGCCGGTACCGCCTCAGAGCAAGCTTCAGAGCGTGTATAGTTTTGATGCCTATCGAGTTTGGTGGCGAGTGGCTTGGGATGCGGCTTGGTTTAACGCTCCCGAAGCTCAAAAATATTTAAGCACAGCGACCAAACACCTAGAGAAACAATGGGGTGAGCAAAAGCGCCTGAATGCTCGGATTGACCTCCAGGGAAAACCGACTGTGAACTACGAGGCGACATCCCAATACGCGATGCTAATACCCGCCTTTCGGTTAACCAACCCCGATTTAGCCCAGCAGTTAGTTAAGGATAAACTCTTACCCCAATATAAACAGGGGATTTGGGATGACGAATCTGCTTACTACACCCAGAATTTGGCCTGGATAGGGCTACTTCCTCCCAATGTCCTTAGCCCTCAACTTCTACAACCTCAGTCGAAGTGACATCCTAACCCGCTAATCGAAATAAATTGAAGGTTGAAGGCTTGAAGGTTTGAAGGTCAGTAATACCAATTCTCTAGGAAGTATTACCCATCTATGAAATCTACCATCCGTCAATTCAGGCGTCGGCATTGGTTGAAGCTATGCCTATCTTTCGTTGTCCTAATCTTGGTTGTGCTGTGCGTTCCGATGTTGAGAGCATTAGACAAAACGGCAGACTATCCACCACCTGCACCCGCGAAAGATGACTCCTATTTTGGTGCGAAAATCCAGCGAACTATGACGCTGTTGGCAACCAGCACTCCCAAGCATCGCCATCGGGTACGGATTCTTTTCTACGGTCAATCGATTACGAAACAGGATTGGTGGCTTGAGGTAGCGAAGGACTTGAGGCAACGCTTTCCTGACGCGGATTTGCAAATCGAGAATCGTGCGATTGGGGGATTCGCATCTCCTTTGCTAATCCATCCCGCTGAACATGACCTATACCCCTTCTATCCGGATCTTTTGATCTTCCATGTCTATGGGCCAGAGCCGGAATATGAGTCAATTATCGCCAACGTGCGCCGCCGCACAACCAGCGAAATTGCAATTCACTCCGACCACATCACTTGGCTACCCACGGGCACGTTTTTGGATAACGAAGAAAAGCTCAATGCCTATCAGTGGCACGACTCTCATTCCACTGAATGGTTGCCCCAGATAGCGCAAAAGTATGACGGTGAATTAATCGAGATTCGTGAACCTTGGAAACAATACTTAAAAGATAATTGGTTGAAACCGAAAGATTTGCTCTCGGACGACATCCACTTAAATGATCACGGCAATTTTCTGCTAGGAAGTCTCGTCAAGCGACAACTACGCTACAACCCAAAATTTCCCAGCAACTCCTGGAAAGATTTGGTGAAAACTTATGTTGTTGGCAAAGATGTGAAGTGGAAAAATGGCAAGCTTGTTTTAGAGTTTGAGGGGAATCGGGTAGATGCTATTGCTGCCAAAGCCACTGATCGCAAATCCCACCGAGGGCGGATTTTAATTGATGGCAAACCACCCTCCCAATTTCCTGAACTGTATACCCTTACGCGTCCGAGTGAAGCGATTAGTGTGGATTGGCCAGCCATCATACAAGTCTCTTGGGAAAAACCACTGATTATTGAAGATTGGACGGCGCGAATTACTGAAATTAACCAAGATTCTAGCCAATTTCAATTTGAAGTCAGAGGCTCTAAGACTGGGTTCGATGGCAGTGGTGTGAGCGATCGCAAGTTTGTGTCTAAATCCGGTCGAGTCGTGATCGAACCGGATCACTGGTGGTTGAAAAATGCCTATGAATACTCTCGTCAGCCGATTCCAAAAGGCTTTGAGATTAAGTGGCAAGTTTTACCGATGTTTGTGGATGAATATGTTGTACCCAAGGTTGAAGACTCAAGCCAAGAGTATCTTTCAACGTTGGCACAGAATTTGAGCAATGCTAAACATACGCTGGAAATTATCCCCAATGAAAAGGGGATTTTGCCGATTCAATCTATTCGCGTGTACCGACCTCCACTTCTAACTGAAGAGTGAAGGATGAAAATTTCATCGGTTAGGTAATGGGAATAGCGATCGCAAACTCCGTTCCCTCTCCCAACACCGAATGACAAGTCAAACGACCGCCATGAATTTCTTCCACGATCTGACGGCTAATGGATAACCCTAATCCTGTTCCTTGCCCGACGGCTTTGGTTGTAAATAATTGGTCAAAGATTCTCGACTCCACGTCTTTTGGCATCCCGGTGCCATTGTCTTTAATCTTAATCACGACACTTTGATGATCATCACTCAGTTGAGTTTGAATCGTGATGGTATTAGGCTGCTCAGTGATTTCAGCAAAGGTAAGACTCTCATTTGAGCCTTCACAAGCATCGATCGCGTTTGCTAAAATATTCATAAATACCTGATTCAGTTGACCCAAATAGCATGGAACTAAAGGAATTTCGCCATAGTCTTTAATGACTTCAATTTCGGGACGGGTATTGTTACCTTTCAATCGATGTTGTAATATCATCAAGGTACTATCAATTCCCTCATGAATGTTGGCTGATACTTGAGAGTCTGTATCTCCACGCGAAAAATTTCGCAGGGAGTTACTAATATGAACGAGGCGGCTGGTACTTTCTGTCATTATAGAAAGCATCCTAGGTAAGCGTTGTAAAAAATAATCTAATTTGATATTTTTCGCATGTTGCTCAATCTCTAAGCCTGGATCAGGAATTTTTTCTTGATAGAGGTGGATATGATTAATTAAATTTGCGACTCCCTCACTGGATAGCTCGGTATAGCCAGAAATACAGGTCAGTGGATTATTGATTTCGTGGGCAATACCGGCGACTAACTGACCAAGAACCGCCATTTTTTCATGCTGGATGAGTTGAAGCTGGGTCTGTTGCAACTGATTCAGAGTTTCTCTAACTTCTTTAACATCCTTCAGGGTTTTGTTGATAGTAATCGCTAAATCTTCAAAATTTATCGGCTTGGTGATGAAGTCAACAGCACCACAATTCATGGCGGTTCTAATATTTTTCATATCACCATAGGCGGAAATCACCACAGCCTTAAGCGTCTCATCGATTTCGCGTAGTTTATGGAGCAAGGTGAGACCATCCATCTCTGGCATATTGATATCCGTCAACACCATGTCGATTTGGTGCT
This sequence is a window from Microcoleus sp. AS-A8. Protein-coding genes within it:
- a CDS encoding response regulator, whose translation is MSFDQEPSDVTPARILIVDDELELERLIKQRLRKKIIAKEFELIFVHNGKEALEKLKSEHQIDMVLTDINMPEMDGLTLLHKLREIDETLKAVVISAYGDMKNIRTAMNCGAVDFITKPINFEDLAITINKTLKDVKEVRETLNQLQQTQLQLIQHEKMAVLGQLVAGIAHEINNPLTCISGYTELSSEGVANLINHIHLYQEKIPDPGLEIEQHAKNIKLDYFLQRLPRMLSIMTESTSRLVHISNSLRNFSRGDTDSQVSANIHEGIDSTLMILQHRLKGNNTRPEIEVIKDYGEIPLVPCYLGQLNQVFMNILANAIDACEGSNESLTFAEITEQPNTITIQTQLSDDHQSVVIKIKDNGTGMPKDVESRIFDQLFTTKAVGQGTGLGLSISRQIVEEIHGGRLTCHSVLGEGTEFAIAIPIT
- a CDS encoding glycosyl hydrolase family 8, producing MLPQFTEIVSLNPRQRCLRAVTAVALLLSLAGCTSGSSKGQPETPQPTSSDSWESPEPTPTLKLPTPTLPGLRNAPSLPKSTANRELLEDSWDIYRQQFIQVDGRVIDYEDSDRSTSEGQAYAMLRAVLIDDPTTFALSLDWAEKNLHRLSETGTHRDQLWAWKWGQAQPGKWGPIDKNFASDADIDAITALILASRRWNQPEYLKLARRKLRDLWYFSTIEVPGGKRYLLPGPAEAFAPTPTTIYLNPSYFAPYAFRLFAQVDKEHDWMSLVKSSYEALEQSSKVSAVGLPSDWIALDTQTGKYQPVPPQSKLQSVYSFDAYRVWWRVAWDAAWFNAPEAQKYLSTATKHLEKQWGEQKRLNARIDLQGKPTVNYEATSQYAMLIPAFRLTNPDLAQQLVKDKLLPQYKQGIWDDESAYYTQNLAWIGLLPPNVLSPQLLQPQSK
- a CDS encoding SGNH/GDSL hydrolase family protein: MKSTIRQFRRRHWLKLCLSFVVLILVVLCVPMLRALDKTADYPPPAPAKDDSYFGAKIQRTMTLLATSTPKHRHRVRILFYGQSITKQDWWLEVAKDLRQRFPDADLQIENRAIGGFASPLLIHPAEHDLYPFYPDLLIFHVYGPEPEYESIIANVRRRTTSEIAIHSDHITWLPTGTFLDNEEKLNAYQWHDSHSTEWLPQIAQKYDGELIEIREPWKQYLKDNWLKPKDLLSDDIHLNDHGNFLLGSLVKRQLRYNPKFPSNSWKDLVKTYVVGKDVKWKNGKLVLEFEGNRVDAIAAKATDRKSHRGRILIDGKPPSQFPELYTLTRPSEAISVDWPAIIQVSWEKPLIIEDWTARITEINQDSSQFQFEVRGSKTGFDGSGVSDRKFVSKSGRVVIEPDHWWLKNAYEYSRQPIPKGFEIKWQVLPMFVDEYVVPKVEDSSQEYLSTLAQNLSNAKHTLEIIPNEKGILPIQSIRVYRPPLLTEE